The following are encoded in a window of Ricinus communis isolate WT05 ecotype wild-type chromosome 4, ASM1957865v1, whole genome shotgun sequence genomic DNA:
- the LOC8272619 gene encoding uncharacterized protein LOC8272619 isoform X2, with the protein MWIGDILFMLLVFSACVGQCEKSGCVGQRCFSHCKFSSDGVSIDGPWYMQEPLYLRWKQWDCESDCRYHCMLDREKEREALGHGPVKYHGKWPFNRVYGIQFSGLGILTGYYVQEPVSVAFSALNLAIHFHGWLSFFILLNYKLPLKQDKKVYYEYATLWHIYGLLSMNSWFWSSVFHSRDVDLTERLDYSSAVALLGYSLILAILRTLNIRVEAKRVMVSAPLIAFVITHISFLNFYKMDYGWNMKVCVVMGVAQLLIWAIWAGVSRHPSRWKLWMVVVGGGLAMLLEIYDFPPYKGFIDAHALWHATTIPLTYIWWSFIRDDAEFRTSSLLKKAK; encoded by the exons ATGTGGATAGGTGATATACTTTTTATGTTACTGGTATTTAGTGCTTGTGTTGGACAATGTGAAAAATCTGGATGTGTGGGTCAAAGATGCTTTTCGCACTGCAAGTTTTCTTCAGATGGCGTCTCAATTGATGGTCCATGGTATATGCAAGAACCTCTTTACTTACGATGGAAGCAATGGGATTGCGAAAGTGACTGCCGCTACCACTGTATGCTCGatagagaaaaggaaagagaagcACTTGGCCATGGTCCTGTCAAGTATCATGGTAAATGGCCCTTCAACCGTGTATACGGAATTCAG TTTTCTGGATTGGGCATCTTGACTGGTTATTATGTACAGGAGCCTGTCTCTGTAGCTTTCTCTGCCCTGAACCTTGCTATACATTTCCACGGCTGgctttcatttttcattcttCTTAATTATAAGTTGCCACTTAAACAAGATAAGAAGGTGTACTATGAATATGCGACTCTGTGGCATATCTATGGGCTCTTATCAATGAACTCCTGGTTCTGGAGTTCAGTTTTCCACAGCCG AGATGTGGACTTGACAGAGAGGCTGGACTACTCTTCTGCAGTTGCATTATTGGGTTACTCGCTCATTTTGGCTATACTAAGAACTTTAAATATAAGAGTTGAAGCAAAAAGGGTCATGGTTTCTGCTCCACTTATTGCGTTCGTAATTACTCATATATCATTCCTCAATTTCTATAAGATGGATTACG GATGGAACATGAAAGTATGTGTCGTCATGGGAGTGGCTCAGCTTCTTATATGGGCAATTTGGGCTGGTGTCAGCCGTCATCCTTCTCGGTGGAAGTTGTGGATGGTGGTCGTAGGAGGTGGGCTTGCAATGCTTTTAGAAATCTATGATTTCCCTCCATATAAAGGATTTATAGATGCCCATGCTCTTTGGCATGCCACCACTATCCCTCTTACCTACATCTGGTGGAGTTTCATCAGAGATGATGCTGAGTTCCGTACCTCTAGCCTCCTTAAAAAGGCCAAGTAG
- the LOC8272619 gene encoding uncharacterized protein LOC8272619 isoform X3, whose protein sequence is MWIGDILFMLLVFSACVGQCEKSGCVGQRCFSHCKFSSDGVSIDGPWYMQEPLYLRWKQWDCESDCRYHCMLDREKEREALGHGPVKYHGKWPFNRVYGIQEPVSVAFSALNLAIHFHGWLSFFILLNYKLPLKQDKKVYYEYATLWHIYGLLSMNSWFWSSVFHSRDVDLTERLDYSSAVALLGYSLILAILRTLNIRVEAKRVMVSAPLIAFVITHISFLNFYKMDYGWNMKVCVVMGVAQLLIWAIWAGVSRHPSRWKLWMVVVGGGLAMLLEIYDFPPYKGFIDAHALWHATTIPLTYIWWSFIRDDAEFRTSSLLKKAK, encoded by the exons ATGTGGATAGGTGATATACTTTTTATGTTACTGGTATTTAGTGCTTGTGTTGGACAATGTGAAAAATCTGGATGTGTGGGTCAAAGATGCTTTTCGCACTGCAAGTTTTCTTCAGATGGCGTCTCAATTGATGGTCCATGGTATATGCAAGAACCTCTTTACTTACGATGGAAGCAATGGGATTGCGAAAGTGACTGCCGCTACCACTGTATGCTCGatagagaaaaggaaagagaagcACTTGGCCATGGTCCTGTCAAGTATCATGGTAAATGGCCCTTCAACCGTGTATACGGAATTCAG GAGCCTGTCTCTGTAGCTTTCTCTGCCCTGAACCTTGCTATACATTTCCACGGCTGgctttcatttttcattcttCTTAATTATAAGTTGCCACTTAAACAAGATAAGAAGGTGTACTATGAATATGCGACTCTGTGGCATATCTATGGGCTCTTATCAATGAACTCCTGGTTCTGGAGTTCAGTTTTCCACAGCCG AGATGTGGACTTGACAGAGAGGCTGGACTACTCTTCTGCAGTTGCATTATTGGGTTACTCGCTCATTTTGGCTATACTAAGAACTTTAAATATAAGAGTTGAAGCAAAAAGGGTCATGGTTTCTGCTCCACTTATTGCGTTCGTAATTACTCATATATCATTCCTCAATTTCTATAAGATGGATTACG GATGGAACATGAAAGTATGTGTCGTCATGGGAGTGGCTCAGCTTCTTATATGGGCAATTTGGGCTGGTGTCAGCCGTCATCCTTCTCGGTGGAAGTTGTGGATGGTGGTCGTAGGAGGTGGGCTTGCAATGCTTTTAGAAATCTATGATTTCCCTCCATATAAAGGATTTATAGATGCCCATGCTCTTTGGCATGCCACCACTATCCCTCTTACCTACATCTGGTGGAGTTTCATCAGAGATGATGCTGAGTTCCGTACCTCTAGCCTCCTTAAAAAGGCCAAGTAG
- the LOC8272619 gene encoding uncharacterized protein LOC8272619 isoform X4, which translates to MQEPLYLRWKQWDCESDCRYHCMLDREKEREALGHGPVKYHGKWPFNRVYGIQEPVSVAFSALNLAIHFHGWLSFFILLNYKLPLKQDKKVYYEYATLWHIYGLLSMNSWFWSSVFHSRDVDLTERLDYSSAVALLGYSLILAILRTLNIRVEAKRVMVSAPLIAFVITHISFLNFYKMDYGWNMKVCVVMGVAQLLIWAIWAGVSRHPSRWKLWMVVVGGGLAMLLEIYDFPPYKGFIDAHALWHATTIPLTYIWWSFIRDDAEFRTSSLLKKAK; encoded by the exons ATGCAAGAACCTCTTTACTTACGATGGAAGCAATGGGATTGCGAAAGTGACTGCCGCTACCACTGTATGCTCGatagagaaaaggaaagagaagcACTTGGCCATGGTCCTGTCAAGTATCATGGTAAATGGCCCTTCAACCGTGTATACGGAATTCAG GAGCCTGTCTCTGTAGCTTTCTCTGCCCTGAACCTTGCTATACATTTCCACGGCTGgctttcatttttcattcttCTTAATTATAAGTTGCCACTTAAACAAGATAAGAAGGTGTACTATGAATATGCGACTCTGTGGCATATCTATGGGCTCTTATCAATGAACTCCTGGTTCTGGAGTTCAGTTTTCCACAGCCG AGATGTGGACTTGACAGAGAGGCTGGACTACTCTTCTGCAGTTGCATTATTGGGTTACTCGCTCATTTTGGCTATACTAAGAACTTTAAATATAAGAGTTGAAGCAAAAAGGGTCATGGTTTCTGCTCCACTTATTGCGTTCGTAATTACTCATATATCATTCCTCAATTTCTATAAGATGGATTACG GATGGAACATGAAAGTATGTGTCGTCATGGGAGTGGCTCAGCTTCTTATATGGGCAATTTGGGCTGGTGTCAGCCGTCATCCTTCTCGGTGGAAGTTGTGGATGGTGGTCGTAGGAGGTGGGCTTGCAATGCTTTTAGAAATCTATGATTTCCCTCCATATAAAGGATTTATAGATGCCCATGCTCTTTGGCATGCCACCACTATCCCTCTTACCTACATCTGGTGGAGTTTCATCAGAGATGATGCTGAGTTCCGTACCTCTAGCCTCCTTAAAAAGGCCAAGTAG
- the LOC8272617 gene encoding transcription factor JUNGBRUNNEN 1, giving the protein MNVNKKSCSGSMDYHDDEVALPGFRFHPTDEELIGFYLRRKVDKKPLRIELIKQVDIYKYDPWDLPKPSSVGDKEGYFFCKRGRKYRNSIRPNRVTGSGFWKATGIDKPVYSNGGEGRDCIGLKKTLVYYRGSAGKGTKTDWMMHEFRLPTNDSNTNSPANAKTSAPEAEVWTLCRIFKRNVSHRKYTADWRELSTKHQPAIDTSSKTCSVDSNSRENYLSFGDPAIQYSEKKPVFNHVNERKQFYHADQLSSIVQPQSMVSSSIISSNISSPYGNEFFSGDWDELRSIVEFTFDPTPL; this is encoded by the exons ATGAATGTTAATAAGAAAAGCTGCAGTGGCTCTATGGATTATCATGATGATGAAGTTGCACTTCCAGGGTTCCGATTCCATCCAACAGATGAAGAACTTATAGGGTTTTATCTTCGAAGAAAGGTTGATAAGAAACCACTTAGGATTGAGCTCATCAAACAAGTTGATATCTACAAATATGATCCTTGGGATCTTCCAA AGCCTAGCAGTGTTGGAGACAAAGAAGGGTACTTTTTTTGCAAAAGGGGGAGAAAGTATAGGAATAGCATACGACCAAATAGGGTGACAGGATCTGGATTCTGGAAAGCAACTGGAATTGACAAGCCTGTTTATTCAAATGGAGGTGAAGGCCGAGATTGCATTGGACTCAAGAAAACCTTAGTGTACTATCGCGGAAGTGCAGGAAAAGGGACAAAAACCGATTGGATGATGCACGAGTTTCGCCTTCCCACCAACGATTCTAACACCAACAGCCCTGCAAATGCTAAAACTTCTGCTCCAGAAGcg GAAGTATGGACACTTTGTCGAATTTTCAAGCGAAATGTGTCACACAGGAAGTACACAGCAGATTGGAGAGAATTATCCACCAAACATCAGCCAGCAATTGATACAAGCTCTAAGACATGCAGCGTGGATTCAAATAGCAGAGAAAATTATCTCAGTTTTGGTGATCCTGCCATTCAATATAGCGAGAAGAAGCCTGTTTTTAATCATGTCAATGAGAGGAAACAGTTTTATCATGCAGACCAATTGAGCTCCATAGTTCAGCCTCAATCTATGGTGTCCTCATCGATCATTTCGTCCAACATTTCAAGTCCTTATGGAAATGAGTTCTTCAGTGGTGATTGGGATGAGCTTAGATCAATCGTGGAGTTCACGTTTGATCCTACTCCATTGTAA
- the LOC8272619 gene encoding uncharacterized protein LOC8272619 isoform X1, translating to MRSLSEVYTSTDFAYLAVEPTCFEDAVAKEEWVEVMKEEMGAIEKNNTWSLVDLPNGKDAIGLKWVYKSKFNAYDSLKRNKARLVVKGYAQIPDFLNGDLIEDVYVHQPEGFVVKGSEQKVYKLHKALYGLKQAPQAWYSKIDSYFAKSDFQKSANEPTLYVKNCGHDFLVVCFYVDDIIYTGNSLELMKTFKMSMMKAFDMTDLGSLHYFLGLEVVQNTGGIFLSQKKYVIDLLKRFGMLNCKASKTPLNLNNKLSLEDGVDKADVKLFRSMVGGLLYLTHTQPDLMFAVSLVSRFMHNPSKHHLGAAKQILRYVQGTLDLGILFLAFVLELINLLLFIMVGIFYVH from the exons ATGAGAAGCTTATCAGAAGTTTATACCTCTACTGATTTTGCTTATTTAGCAGTAGAACCTACTTGTTTTGAAGATGCAGTCGCTAAAGAAGAATGGGTAGAAGTGATGAAAGAGGAGATGGGTGCTATTGAAAAGAATAACACTTGGAGTTTAGTAGATCTACCGAATGGGAAAGATGCAATTGGTCTCAAATGGGTTTATAAGTCAAAGTTTAATGCATATGATTCattgaaaagaaacaaagcacGACTGGTAGTGAAAGGTTATGCCCAAATTCCAG ATTTTCTCAATGGTGATCTAATTGAAGATGTGTATGTACATCAACCAGAAGGATTTGTTGTGAAAGGGTCAGAACAAAAGGTTTATAAGTTGCACAAAGCACTCTACGGGCTCAAACAAGCACCGCAAGCTTGGTATAGCAAAATCGATTCATATTTTGCTAAAAGTGACTTTCAAAAGAGTGCTAATGAACCTACTTTATATGTTAAGAATTGTGGACATGATTTCTTGGTGGTATGTTTTTATGTGGATGATATCATTTATACTGGAAATTCACTTGAATTGATGAAAACTTTTAAGATGTCCATGATGAAAGCATTTGACATGACTGATTTGGGTTCATTGCATTATTTTTTGGGTTTAGAAGTTGTGCAAAATACAGGTGGAATTTTTCTTAGTCAAAAGAAGTATGTTATAGatcttttaaaaagatttgGAATGTTGAATTGTAAAGCATCCAAGACGCCTCTTAATCTAAATAACAAGCTGTCATTAGAAGATGGAGTTGATAAAGCTGATGTCAAACTTTTCAGAAGCATGGTGGGAGGTCTGCTCTATCTGACGCACACTCAGCCTGATCTCATGTTCGCAGTTAGTCTTGTGTCACGATTTATGCATAATCCAAGTAAACATCATCTTGGTGCAGCAAAGCAAATTTTGAGATATGTACAAGGAACACTTGATCTTGGAATTCTTTTCTTAGCATTTGTTTTGGAATTGATTAATCTGCTTCTATTTATCATGGTTGGGATTTTCTACGTGCATTGA
- the LOC8272618 gene encoding cytokinin dehydrogenase 3: protein MAKSSQIFPIFILIVLFIIHVEKSQPLTCPVPSELTDKLNVDPAAIESASTDYGNIVHDKPAAVLYPSSAQDISSLIQASFNCSTPFGIAARGNGHSTRGQGMAYNGVVIDMNVLRDNRNGTGINISKDPLYVDVGGEQLWVDVLNATVTEDVAPVSWTDFLGLTVGGTLSNAGISGQTFRFGPQISNVHEMDVITGKGEFVTCSANNNSELFYAVLGGLGQFGIITRARISLGPAFKRAVWAQILYSNFSAFTRDQERFIAGHAKKEGNAISYLEGALLLDNGTPNTWRTSFFPKSDIPRITSLIKQHGILYSLEIANSFDELTNKAVQEEMKDFIKALSSKPDYIYHTNVSYLEFLNRVQIPDEQSQAHPWLNLFIPKSNISDFNSGVFRDIVLQRNITTGPVLFYPMMRNKWDNRMSVAIPDEDIFYTAALLYSSGLNEWQVYDDQNKEILEFCDKAGIQGKQYLPNYATKEEWTKQFGSNWTTFEQRKALFDPKMILSPGQRIFNTN, encoded by the exons atgGCTAAGAGTTCTCAAATATTCCCAATATTCATTCTGATTGTTCTATTCATAATCCATGTAGAGAAGTCACAACCCTTGACATGTCCAGTGCCATCTGAACTAACAGATAAGCTTAATGTCGATCCTGCCGCCATTGAATCAGCTTCTACAGATTACGGTAACATAGTCCACGACAAACCAGCAGCTGTTCTTTACCCATCATCTGCACAAGATATCTCTAGTCTAATACAAGCCTCTTTCAATTGTTCTACCCCTTTTGGTATAGCTGCTAGAGGCAATGGCCATTCTACGCGTGGTCAGGGAATGGCTTATAATGGAGTGGTAATCGACATGAATGTTTTGAGGGACAATAGAAATGGGACTGGGATTAATATTTCTAAAGACCCTTTATATGTTGATGTTGGAGGTGAGCAGCTGTGGGTTGATGTGCTAAATGCAACAGTGACTGAAGATGTTGCACCTGTTTCATGGACTGACTTCTTGGGTCTAACTGTTGGCGGCACTCTTTCTAATGCTGGAATTAGTGGCCAAACGTTTAGGTTTGGTCCTCAGATCAGCAATGTTCATGAAATGGATGTTATTACAG GAAAAGGAGAGTTTGTGACCTGCTCTGCAAACAATAATTCTGAGCTGTTCTATGCTGTTTTGGGCGGTTTAGGCCAATTTGGAATTATAACCAGAGCACGGATTTCCTTAGGCCCCGCTTTCAAAAGG GCGGTATGGGCACAAATACTGTACAGCAATTTCTCAGCTTTCACAAGGGACCAAGAACGTTTTATTGCAGGCCatgcaaagaaagaaggaaatgCGATCAGTTACCTGGAAGGTGCACTTCTATTGGACAATGGTACCCCCAATACTTGGAGAACTTCATTTTTCCCAAAATCTGACATCCCAAGAATTACATCCTTAATAAAACAACACGGCATCCTCTACAGTCTTGAAATTGCTAACAGCTTTGATGAACTCACCAATAAAGCTGTACAGGAGGAAATGAAGGATTTTATTAAAGCACTTAGCTCCAAACCTGACTACATCTACCATACAAATGTCTCTTATTTAGAGTTCTTAAATAGAGTTCAAATCCCAGATGAGCAATCCCAAGCACATCCATGGCTAAATCTCTTCATACCAAAATCGAACATTTCAGACTTCAATTCAGGCGTCTTCAGGGATATTGTTCTTCAACGTAATATCACTACAGGACCTGTCCTTTTCTACCCCATGATGCGAAACAA GTGGGATAATAGAATGTCTGTAGCCATACCAGATGAAGACATTTTCTACACTGCAGCACTATTATATTCGAGTGGGCTTAATGAATGGCAAGTGTATGATGATCAAAACAAggaaattttagaattttgtgATAAAGCTGGTATTCAGGGCAAGCAGTATCTTCCAAATTATGCAACCAAAGAAGAATGGACTAAACAATTTGGCTCCAATTGGACAACTTTTGAGCAAAGGAAAGCTTTGTTTGATCCCAAAATGATCCTGTCACCAGGGCAAAGAATATTCaacactaattaa